The Bacteroidota bacterium region GAAAACAAAGGCTACTTGGATGAGGAGGAATATGTTGAGCGTGACCAACGTTACGAATACAGCGTAACCAGCTTAGTAAACAACAAAGCTCGTGTGTACAAAGGTGGTTCATGGGATGACAGGGCATACTGGGTATCACCCGGAACCCGCCGCTTCCTTGACGAAAACCAAAACTTAGCTACACTTGGTTTCCGTTGTGCAATGACCCGCGTGGGTAACCCATCTGGTAACCGATAAACACAATACTTTATATATAGTAAAAGGCCGCGAAAGCGGCCTTTTTTGTTTTATACCCGATTCGATTGTTTTGTTTTTTAACATATATTTGTTTTAAAATTAAACATAATGAATGGAGTTCGTCATGCCGATTTACCGCTTCATTACGGTAAAGTGCCCGATTGGCTATACAAGCGTATGGGATTATTGGGCGGAGCCATTATTGAGGCAGTGGCACAAGAATATGGTAAGGGGGCAGTAGTATCTCGTTTGAGCGACCCTTTTTGGTTTCAGACGTTAGGTTGTGTGCTGGGTATGGATTGGCATTCTTCAGGCATTACTACTTCGGTAATGGGGGCTTTAAAGGGAGCAATCAACCCAAGACATAAAGAGTTGGGGATATACGTCTGTGGCGGCAAGGGGAAGCAATCAACCCAAACCCCCGCTGAATTGTTGGTGTTTTCTGATAAAACCGGCCTTGATGGTAAAGAGTTGGTTAGGAGCAGTAAACTAACTGCCAAAGTTGATAACACAGCCATCCAAGACGGGTATCAGATTTATCTGCATACATTTATTGTTACGGACGAGGGGGAGTGGGCGGTAGTGCAGCAAGGCATGAACGATGATAATGGAATGGCTCGCAGATATCATTGGCACTCGGCTCAAGTGAAGTCTTTTGTTGAGGAACCGCACACCTTTATTTATGGCCAAAATCAGGGGCAGATTTTAAATCTTACCGATGTGTTTGCCAATACCACAAAAACAGCAATGCTTGAAATAACCAAAGAGCGGCCTGTGGATGTATTAACAGAAGTGAGCAAAATTGTAATGCCCCGTCACCATGAGTTGCAGGCAAAGGATGTGGATTTGAAAAGGTTGGGTAGTGTTTTAACATTAGCTCATAATACTGACCTGAAAAACTTTGAAGAACTATTGATGCTGGAAGGAGTGGGACCTCGCACCATACAGTCATTGGCATTGGTGAGTGAAGTAATACACGGAACTCCATCACGGTTTAGCGATCCTGCCCGTTTTACATTTGCTCATGGCGGTAAGGATGGACATCCGTTTCCTGTTCCGCTAAAAGTTTATGACGAGACAATAGAGATATTGAAAAACTCTGTAGAAAAAGCCAAAATCGGGAATACTGATAAGCAGCAAGCATTGAAGAGCTTAACGAAGGTTGCTCAACAACTGGAAAAGGATTTTATACCCGATGAAGGCGCGTTTGAAACCGTAATTGAGCACGAGCGAAATAACTCGTATAAATATAGTGGACGAACGGTAATGGGATATGCTAAACCTCCTAAAGGACAGCTAACGCTATTATAAACGAATCTTAGAAACGTATGCCAAGCACCCCTGTGAACTCTAAGAAAGAGAAATCGTGGTTGGCAATATCAGGAGCGTCATTGGCTACCAAAACCGAAGGAAGGCTAATATAACCACCCCTTGTTTCCATTTGGAAAAAGAAGCGTTTAAAGCCATTAATTCTAAGGCCGGCTTTACCTGTCCAAGTGTAACCCGCCATGTGGAAACGGTTGTTTAGTCCTTTACCCATAACTCTTACATCGCTGCGCGGAACTATCCAAACTCCTCCGGTACCCATAGTTGCTTCCAATCTCCATTTATCTTGTTTTTGTTTCCAGATAGGCAAGGTGTATTCAGCATCAATGGTTACAATGTTTAATCCGTCAGTATGCTCAAATTTCAAGAATGAAGTATCAAGATATATCGGGGTTTGTAAGTAGGTGCCTGAAAACCTGTCAGAAGCAGCGTCAGTAATAACCCCCGAAACATTTGCCATTCGGTTGTTTTGCATTACATACTTCATGTGGTCGTAGCCCAATGATATTGACCAGCGTTTGGTGATGTAGTACCCCATGCGCACATTAAATTGCGGAATGGTAAAAAGCTTTGGGTTAAGGTATACCAGCGAAGGGTTTTCAGCATGGTCTTTACTTTTTACATCGTACACGGTAAAGTCGTATCCGGGGCCTTTTACATGTATATCACTCCGCGAAAAAATACCTCTATTATAACCCCAGTAAAAATAAAACCGACCGGTAAAAGGTTCGCGTGCGGTATCTTTAGGAGCTGCGCCAACACTAGTAAAACAAGATAAAAAGAAGAATAAAGAAAAGAATGTTGCTATAACTAAATTACGTGGTGCCAAAATTGTTTTCAATAGCTTGTTTACTTAACTAAAAGGCGCGCAAGTTCAATAAAAAAATCAAAACAAAAAGAAATACTTACAGCTATCACTAAACAATATATGAAAAGCTGCCAAATAATTACAGAAAGGGGGTAAAGCTAAGATAACAAGTACTATACAGATAGTATTTTGGGGCAATAAAACATTAAATAAAAGGTTAGCAAGGGGAGGCCTGCACTAGCAGTTATTCAAATCAGTGGTTTAGCATTGCTAGCAAAACAACTTTTAGTTAAAAAATAGCCCCGCCATGAAAATTCAAGAGCGGGACCAATTTATAATTACTTGTTCCTTAATCAGGCATGGTTAAGAACGGCGTCTTACCGTCGGTAATAATAGTTTTTGCATTAGGCGAGGTACAAAGGTCTTTAAATGCTTCAATTTGGTAGTACTTAATTGTAAGCGGCCCCAGTGATTTGTTTAATAAATCGTTCGCCTCTTTAGTTCCCTCTGCCTCTAAAATACTGGCTTGGCGTTTTCCTTCGGCAGCAATAATTACCACCTGTTTATCAGCTTCGGCAGCTATTACCGTAGCTTTTTTCTTTCCTTCTGCTTCAATAGTCCTGCGTTCTGCCTCTCTACGTTCTCGGTCAAGTATAAATTCCATGCGCAACGCCTCTTGCTCGGCTGATAATTTATCCTCAATTGCCTTTGATAGGCTGGGCGGTAGCGTTATACTTTTCATCAAAACCGCTTCAATATTAAAGCCCCTTTCACTCAAAACATCCATCATTTTTTCTTTAATCTCTTTCTCAATTTTAGCCCTTTCTGAACTGTGCATGTCTTTTGCAAAAAAACGTGCACACACATCTGCCGAAGCCGACCGGAAAACGGGGAGTATCAAGACTTCTTGAAAATCAAGACCAACAGTCTCAAGAATTTTAGGTACTTCTTCTTTTTTAACGCTGTACAGGATTGAGATTTCTGATTTGATAGTAAGACCTTCTTTACTTGGCAAACCGGCTTCAATTTGCAGGTTAATAGTCCTTACGGGAACTTTAATAATAGTAGAAGCAAAAGGGTTAAAAAACCGTAAACCGGGTGATAGTGTGTTTTTATTCAATCTTCCGAAAGTGCGTTTCACACCAACTTCGTCTTGAATAATTTTAGCGCAGCCACTAAATAATAGCGTGGCAGTAATTAAAATGATGCATAGAGTGTTTACTTTCATATAGTTGCTGTTTTATGGGTGACTTGATGAAGGAGACAGTTTCTATAACAAACAACAAAAAAATGCTGGTGTTTTGTGTAACACCAATTTTTTGGAAAGTAGCAAAATTTACGCCAAATAGCTGAATACCAACGGCAACCACCATCGGGTGATAAAGTATAAAAGTATAATGCCGAAAATGTTGAGCAGCGACCCTACTTTGAGCATTTCTTTTGAGTGGATATAGCCGCTTCCGTAAGCGATAGCATTGGGAGGCGTTGCAATAGGAAGCATAAAACCAAACGAAGTAGAAATGGCAATGGGTATGGCAAATAAAATAGGGGATAGCCCTAATGATGAACCAATGCCCATGGCAACCGGAATATAAATTGTGGCAAGAGCCACATTGCCCATAATTTCAGAAAGTAAAACGCCTGCCGCTGCAAGCAACGTAACCAGTAAATAAGCATCAATGCCTTGTATACTAGCCACCCAATGGCCAACGGTATTTATTATACCTACTGTTTCAACGGCACCGGCAAGGGCAAAGCCACCTCCAAACAACAATAGAATCTTCCAAGGCATTTTTTGTACATCGTCCCAATCAATCAGCGCGCCCTGTTTTTCTTTATTTTTTGATGGGATAACAAACAGTAGCAACCCTGTGATAAGTGCAATGGTGGTATCGTGTAATACCTCAGCACCCAGTTGCTTATTAATGAACTGACGACCCACCCAAAGCAGCACCGTAAAGGCAAATAAAAGACCTATAATAATTTGTTCATAACTGGTTTTACCCAGCTTTTGCATTTCAGTGTCAATAAGTTCTTGGGTATTACCCAATGATCCTAAGTTGTTTTTAAGCAGCCAACGGGTAGTTAGGAAATAACAAGCCCCAACCATTAAAATCACAATGGGGACACCCACATACATCCAATCAATAAAAGGCATATCAAACCCTTGCAGGTTTTTCATAAACCCGGTCATTACCATGTTAGGAGGGGTGCCTATAATTGTGCCAATTCCGCCTATGCTGGCCGCGTAAGCAATACCTATCATAATGGAACAGGAGAAGTTCCTGAATCCTTTTTGAGAGGTTGCTTCAGCGCCTAAAGTGCCTTCAACTAATTTTATTACTGATAATCCTATGGGCAGCATCATTACCGTTGTGGCAGTATTGCTAATCCACATACTGATAAAGGCGGTAGCAATCATAAAGCCTAATACAATGCCGTTGGCATTGGTGCCTGTAACCTTTAGTATGTTGAGGGCAATACGGCGGTGTAAATCCCATTTTTCCATAGCAATGGCTATGATAAAGCCTCCCATGAACAGAAAAATTACAGGGTCGCCATAATTGGCGGCAGTATTTTTTAACGTGCCGTTGCCGATGGCAGGTAATAGTATTAATGGTAACAACGATGTAGCCCCTATGGGTGCAGCTTCCAGTATCCACCACAAAATAAGCCATGCTGCAACGCCCAGTGTACGGATGGTAAGCGGTTCAGCCGCGTGGGGCGCACAAAACAGGCAAATAATAAATGCGAGGGGGCCGGATAGTAGTTTTAGGCGTTGCGACCAGTTCATTTAACTGCAAGTAAATGATTTGCTTTGACTTTTGGGTAAATGGGCAACGGCGAAAGTATTAAAAACAAAAAGAGCGACGTGTATAACACGCCGCTCTTTGTATAAGTTGTATCTGTAAAGATTACTTGGCTTCGCTCATCACTTGTTTCACAAGTGCAGCAGCTTCTTTAAGCTGGATAGCCGAGAATACTTTTAGACCTGAATCGTCGATAATCTTTTTAGCTTCTTCAGCGTTGGTTCCTTGCAAACGAACGATGATTGGCACAGGAATATCACCTATTTTTTTGTAGGCTTCAACCACACCCAAAGCAACACGGTCGCAACGTACAATACCACCAAAGATATTAATCAAAATGGCTTTTACGTTAGGGTCTTTCAAAATGATACGGAAACCGGCTTCAACGGTTTGTGCGTTTGCACCACCGCCTACGTCAAGGAAGTTAGCAGGTTCA contains the following coding sequences:
- a CDS encoding DASS family sodium-coupled anion symporter; the encoded protein is MNWSQRLKLLSGPLAFIICLFCAPHAAEPLTIRTLGVAAWLILWWILEAAPIGATSLLPLILLPAIGNGTLKNTAANYGDPVIFLFMGGFIIAIAMEKWDLHRRIALNILKVTGTNANGIVLGFMIATAFISMWISNTATTVMMLPIGLSVIKLVEGTLGAEATSQKGFRNFSCSIMIGIAYAASIGGIGTIIGTPPNMVMTGFMKNLQGFDMPFIDWMYVGVPIVILMVGACYFLTTRWLLKNNLGSLGNTQELIDTEMQKLGKTSYEQIIIGLLFAFTVLLWVGRQFINKQLGAEVLHDTTIALITGLLLFVIPSKNKEKQGALIDWDDVQKMPWKILLLFGGGFALAGAVETVGIINTVGHWVASIQGIDAYLLVTLLAAAGVLLSEIMGNVALATIYIPVAMGIGSSLGLSPILFAIPIAISTSFGFMLPIATPPNAIAYGSGYIHSKEMLKVGSLLNIFGIILLYFITRWWLPLVFSYLA
- a CDS encoding outer membrane beta-barrel protein, whose product is MKTILAPRNLVIATFFSLFFFLSCFTSVGAAPKDTAREPFTGRFYFYWGYNRGIFSRSDIHVKGPGYDFTVYDVKSKDHAENPSLVYLNPKLFTIPQFNVRMGYYITKRWSISLGYDHMKYVMQNNRMANVSGVITDAASDRFSGTYLQTPIYLDTSFLKFEHTDGLNIVTIDAEYTLPIWKQKQDKWRLEATMGTGGVWIVPRSDVRVMGKGLNNRFHMAGYTWTGKAGLRINGFKRFFFQMETRGGYISLPSVLVANDAPDIANHDFSFLEFTGVLGIRF
- a CDS encoding prohibitin family protein, with translation MKVNTLCIILITATLLFSGCAKIIQDEVGVKRTFGRLNKNTLSPGLRFFNPFASTIIKVPVRTINLQIEAGLPSKEGLTIKSEISILYSVKKEEVPKILETVGLDFQEVLILPVFRSASADVCARFFAKDMHSSERAKIEKEIKEKMMDVLSERGFNIEAVLMKSITLPPSLSKAIEDKLSAEQEALRMEFILDRERREAERRTIEAEGKKKATVIAAEADKQVVIIAAEGKRQASILEAEGTKEANDLLNKSLGPLTIKYYQIEAFKDLCTSPNAKTIITDGKTPFLTMPD
- a CDS encoding DUF763 domain-containing protein, encoding MNGVRHADLPLHYGKVPDWLYKRMGLLGGAIIEAVAQEYGKGAVVSRLSDPFWFQTLGCVLGMDWHSSGITTSVMGALKGAINPRHKELGIYVCGGKGKQSTQTPAELLVFSDKTGLDGKELVRSSKLTAKVDNTAIQDGYQIYLHTFIVTDEGEWAVVQQGMNDDNGMARRYHWHSAQVKSFVEEPHTFIYGQNQGQILNLTDVFANTTKTAMLEITKERPVDVLTEVSKIVMPRHHELQAKDVDLKRLGSVLTLAHNTDLKNFEELLMLEGVGPRTIQSLALVSEVIHGTPSRFSDPARFTFAHGGKDGHPFPVPLKVYDETIEILKNSVEKAKIGNTDKQQALKSLTKVAQQLEKDFIPDEGAFETVIEHERNNSYKYSGRTVMGYAKPPKGQLTLL